Within the Dunckerocampus dactyliophorus isolate RoL2022-P2 chromosome 10, RoL_Ddac_1.1, whole genome shotgun sequence genome, the region gacgtcgggggttcagaggtgATTTATAGCTTGGCATTTACGGTCTCAACAGTAGCTCAGTAGTAGAAATAAATTAGTTCCTGACATTAAGGTGCTATTTTGGACAGCCTTAATTATGACCTTTTGATTCTTTAGTCACTCTTTTGTGTTTGTAACATATGATGCCACTGATGTGACCTCCCtcaggcatgtattagctcctGTATCTACCGATTATCTCCAGCCAACCTTTAAGCAGCTGTGCGTCCAGCTCTACCATGGCTCGGTCACACAAAGAGATGTCCGACTCAGAGGATTTGACCTGGTGACCAGTATAGAACTGTAAGTGGCTTTttgggtatttattttttaacagttCATCTAACTGATCAGTTTCATCCCTCTGTCCCCTCCTTGGCTGACTACAGCATAGAGCATCTCCCTCTTGATGACTTGGACCAGTTTTCGGAGGTGGTCTTTGGATATATGGCCCCGCAAACAGTGATCATCAGTACCCCAAATTCTGAGTTCAACCTGCTTTTTCCTGGACTGTCAGGTTTCAGACACGGTGACCACAAGTTTGAGTGGACCAGAGTGGAGTTTCAGTCCTGGTGTGTGGTTAGAAAATGTCCATCTATCCATGACAGAGGAACTTTCACCAATTCAGCTTACTATGTAGTTTTATCTGAAATGTAGGCCATGCTAGGATGAATGAACTAATGATGCTACATGTTCAAATTAATCGTGCTGTAATAATTAAGCATGATGCTAATTTCCAGTTTGAAGGTGATGTCCTCATACATGTTTGCATGAACAataaagatgtttttgtttCCAGGGCTCTGAAAGCATGTTCAGAGTATGGCTTCAAGGTGGAGTTCACTGGTGTGGGGGAACCGCCTCCAGGACAAGAAGAACGCTTTGGCTTCTGCACCCAGATTGGAGTGTTCCATCGGCTCTTGGACAGAGACAGGCACAAGTCTGGTGATGATGTGGACAATCATTTTTCATACACACTGGTAAGTAGGAGAAGTCAGTCATTTATAATGTTTGTTTAATGTTTCAAAGTTACAATGTACACTGTGCagctaatgttttatttttgtaaccaATAATATCCCACACAATAGCACTCCTAGGGCAGGTTTGTGTGAGCTGGATGTATTGTAATagcaaaaaaaatcctcaacCTGAAACAATTTCATGACCAAAATGCACACAGActgtttttaaagtaaatgtGTTGTATTCATTTATGCATCCAACCATGCAAGTCAGTCCAACCATGCATGTTTGAATGTGTAGGTATACAAATGCTTCAGCATCGTACCTGTAGGGGTTATTggtttttttctgtatgtggaaaaaaaaaaaatctgtttcctCATTAGCTTTATAGCATAAAGTATCCCAGCCTACGTGACCACAACATCCTGCGGAAGGCTGTGGTTAGTGAGGTGCTATATTGGGCGGAAAAGCTAAAACAGGAATGGCTGGAAGAGTTGACAGGTAAGAGTCAAGGTGCTTTTACACTGAGGGAAAAGATGTTAAAGTCCTGACGATATTCTTCACACATGACATTATTTAACTGGATGGCATAAGGGGATTTTTAATATATGAGGAGAATTTTaagaactacagtatatatttctttttttttaatatacaggtatatactgAAGGAGCCTAATAACAGTTGTGCTACCAGTAGGGATgcgtgatatattttttttcattccgATACCgacaacttcctgcttctcaattCTGATACCTATACCCgataactttttattattatttttttgatttaactgtactttgtgcacacctggagatgAGATaacaactcaaacaaagttggatttgacaaactgtactgtACCTGAagatttgtccttaccaaatatcatgacatcactactattaacaaaacaaaacaaaaaaaacaaaacaaaaaaaacccagcggcagctcagaagtacaaacagTAGCTCCAAGGGGGGGCGTTTACTAGCCGACAAAAGGCAATATCTTCAACGATGGTAAAGAGCTGGTCTTCCGGTACCATCATTTTCATGAAGAAATTGCAGATCGCTTTAGCcctttttgggttatttttggctgatttttttcacttttcaatCTCCGCGGCGATGGGAAGAAGCCCCGGGTGTCAAAGCAATTCTGTTATTTCAGATGGCTGATAATATTTGATGTGTTGTtgctcgatgtttttttttcccctcatcgtggaatgtttgcagagcacctggcgaaatgtcttcctctgaaacagtgagaagTCCCGTGTGGTCGACGCCGTATTTGTTTACAAATGaactcaggggaagttacaacaggccGTTTGCAGCACCTCACAGAAGTGTGCTTTATTTGCACATGCtaacacacctacagcacagtacgggtaatctcacttctttggagctttttttttctttaagcgGTTATCAGTGCTATTTtttgttatcggatttatcgctATGGCGTCATAAATCTTCATATTGGACCAATGATAATCATCATGCATCCCTAGCTACCAGCCTTAATaactatttactgtattttactttgctattttattattatattacacattatttttaatattttataagcGTTTTTTAAGTatggtttatttattgtatttatttatattatattatttattacgtTCTGGTTTCTTTAAATCTAATCAAATCAGAGAAACGGGAAGAAGAAAATCCTGTGGAAGACTGTGTGAGGGAAAGAGAAGAGCATGGAGGGATCTTTTGGACAAAGGGTGATGAACACGAGTGTCACATGTCACACAGGTGTGTGTTTTCTGTTATAGACCAGCAACTGAGCTCCTAGTTCCATCAGTACGCAGCAGAGTGTCTCTAATGATGCATATGTCTGTGTATTGCAACCTCTATTCTCTTTATTACTACTTTGCTACTTTTTCATCAAGTCTCACTACCAGTCAGCAGTGGGAATTAGGtgatatacacatacacatacatacagttaGTTGCATCTGCATCTACTTAAAGTGTTTCATCAGTACTGCCTTTCCGCAATGTATGGTGGCAGTAGCTTTCAGACCATGGGGTGAAGGTACAAatccagaaaaaataaataaatgaacaaatatggTACTGGTACAGATTGGTGGTAgagaggtttgaatggaagagactgtgacaggtgtcttttatccacataacGAGTTGAGTTTAGGAGTACTTTGCGAAATGGATGGGCTAATTGTATAGATGCTTCATGGGCACATAATCAGTCTGTGGGGGTCAGGATGCTTGTTGGTTGGGGAATTCATATTTATctcaacaaatatatatatatttaccttCTGTCTGTCTcggcaggggatcaaatacttattttccctaCTGTAGGTCACAAAGCCACATGTCCATTTAACTGTAACCACGGTGTTGCTACATTCTTGTCTTTGCCTCAGGCATGTTTCTGTACCGCTACACAAGCTGTGGACCGGCTGCCCTAAGTTGAGTGAGCTGACTGAAAGTCTGCATAATCTCGCTCAGCTAATTATAGATGATCCCCAAATTAAGCTGAATCAGGACCAATCTGCTGTAATTATCTGCTTTCTGGAAGAAGGTAATACACTACTTAACCTTTGAACTGCAATTAGcatgcatgtcatttttaagCTGAAGATGAGGTCATCCTTTTACTTTTTGAATGCAGGTTTTGCAGGGGGTGACAATTGCAATGACGCGTGTGCATATAATTTTGTTTATGtaataatttttatatttatacaatAAGTTTTATAGATCTTGtgggagagagaggaaaaatatagtttatataggtttttttgtgtattttttttaatgtcacaagcaagacggcgccgtgtgtgagtgctttgaggccatgtccacacaaatatgaatattttaaaaaggtgcatttttctatgcgttttggcctctcatccacacgaaaACGAAGATTTTTGACCTTAAAAACAGGACCTGCTGCTTGTTGAGCAGAGTCGTATGTTCTGTCATGTTAGAGTCTCAAAGTATCCAACAAGCGCAGAAAAAAATCGTCAGATTTGTTACTTAATAGAGGGGTCTGAATGCTCGCTAAGTATGTATAGCAACAAGGTGGCTAAGCTGGCAATACTGATACCTCTTGCTacatcttattctctggcagaccaggtgtgtatgaggtgtgttaataagcagagttacgatgctaTCTACTATATGGAGATGTAACAAGCAAGAGTggacaggtagcgccaaatatatttgaaaagatatacagtatattatttgtggttgaaatgaatgcatgggaaacagTGGCAGTGGTGGTGGCTTTGCTGCATATAAACCTGTGATTCTAGACCTTGAAGATGATGGTCCTAATGATCTGATGGACAGCGGCTATGTGGAGGCCAACAACATGGAAAAGGAACTGTGGAAGACCGATGGTTAGTCTTCACTAAATTGAGAGTACAACTCCACTGTTTGGAATAAAAATAACTGTCTGCATGAGCAGTTTTATTCCCATGTGTTTCTTTTGAAATTCTCAACAGTGTAAGGTACACATCATAAGCATCCAGCACAGTTTAAGGAAGCAAATACACTGGACAGTGTTTAAACAGCGCAGTACATCACTTCACAGGAAAAATACAAGTTACACTTTTATATAGACAACAGCTTCACAGAAGAGAGGACGCAATCATGTTTGCAACAACATGGTAGTTACCTACGTGAACTCCAGTGTCACTCAGGTAAAACAAGTGTCCATAAAACAAAGCAAGGACATCTCTACAAAATATAATACTAACTACACAACAGAACACTTTTCCAAGCAAAAATGGCACAATGTTGAATATACTTACTGTATCAAACACAGTGATATTGTGGAATTTTCAACATGACAGCGAAATcatattgaacaaaaaaaataaaatcacagaCTGTTATAAATATACATCACTTTGCGTACACGTCTGCCTTAAAATGATCCTTCCGTGGTGAAGTATTCTTCATAAGATGTCACGGATCTGACTTGTA harbors:
- the henmt1 gene encoding small RNA 2'-O-methyltransferase translates to MFRPSLHLQRHQFVVDFVKRNKPKQVVDLGCGECSLLQKLKFHSEIELLVGVDLNGAKLSKKKHVLAPVSTDYLQPTFKQLCVQLYHGSVTQRDVRLRGFDLVTSIELIEHLPLDDLDQFSEVVFGYMAPQTVIISTPNSEFNLLFPGLSGFRHGDHKFEWTRVEFQSWALKACSEYGFKVEFTGVGEPPPGQEERFGFCTQIGVFHRLLDRDRHKSGDDVDNHFSYTLLYSIKYPSLRDHNILRKAVVSEVLYWAEKLKQEWLEELTEKREEENPVEDCVREREEHGGIFWTKGDEHECHMSHRHVSVPLHKLWTGCPKLSELTESLHNLAQLIIDDPQIKLNQDQSAVIICFLEEDLEDDGPNDLMDSGYVEANNMEKELWKTDG